The proteins below are encoded in one region of Segatella copri:
- a CDS encoding biotin/lipoyl-containing protein, protein MAKYEYKVKGVDYVVEIQDIEGNIANVTVNGIPFEVEMKQPVKSSKQKVKLTDGQNNISASSVASAGSAAGSSSAASSDSASSSKQATPAAGKPVVAPLPGTINEIKVKVGDKVNTGDTVVVLEAMKMQNSIDAETSGTITSINVNEGDAVMEGDTLVTIA, encoded by the coding sequence ATGGCAAAGTACGAATATAAGGTTAAAGGCGTAGATTACGTCGTTGAAATACAGGATATTGAAGGCAATATCGCCAATGTAACCGTGAATGGAATTCCATTCGAAGTGGAAATGAAACAGCCGGTTAAGAGCAGTAAGCAGAAAGTAAAGTTAACTGATGGACAAAACAACATTTCTGCCAGCTCTGTTGCAAGCGCAGGTTCTGCTGCAGGTTCAAGTTCTGCTGCAAGTTCTGATTCTGCTTCATCAAGCAAACAGGCAACTCCTGCTGCAGGCAAACCAGTTGTTGCCCCTCTGCCTGGCACTATCAACGAAATCAAGGTGAAAGTCGGTGACAAGGTGAACACAGGCGATACTGTTGTCGTTCTCGAAGCCATGAAGATGCAGAACAGCATCGATGCAGAAACTTCGGGAACCATTACCAGCATCAACGTGAACGAGGGAGACGCAGTAATGGAAGGAGACACGCTTGTTACGATCGCGTAA
- a CDS encoding cell division ATP-binding protein FtsE, translating to MLIDYQNVSIYQADKCVLQNINFHIDEGEFAYLIGKVGSGKSSLLKTLYCELDLVEGETEKAEILGRDLKTIRRKEIPALRKELGIIFQDFQLLHDRTVRKNFEFVLKATGWKNKKDREKRIEEVLNEVGMIDKIDKMPHELSGGEQQRVAIARAILNNPKIIIADEPTGNLDPETASNIVSLLKDITKQGTAVVMTTHNIPMLDKFPGIVYRCKEGVLYDVTNEYNHIDLTEDGEDN from the coding sequence ATGTTAATAGATTATCAGAACGTCAGCATATATCAGGCCGACAAGTGCGTGCTCCAAAACATCAATTTCCATATTGACGAAGGAGAATTTGCCTACCTTATTGGAAAAGTCGGCTCTGGTAAAAGTTCGCTATTAAAGACACTTTATTGCGAACTAGATCTTGTAGAAGGCGAAACCGAGAAGGCTGAAATTCTCGGCAGAGACCTCAAAACTATCAGGCGAAAGGAGATTCCGGCTCTGCGTAAGGAATTGGGAATCATCTTTCAGGATTTCCAGCTGCTACACGACCGCACCGTTCGCAAGAACTTTGAATTCGTACTCAAGGCAACAGGCTGGAAAAACAAAAAAGACAGAGAAAAGCGTATCGAAGAGGTGCTCAACGAAGTAGGCATGATTGATAAAATCGACAAGATGCCTCATGAGCTCTCAGGTGGTGAGCAGCAGCGTGTAGCCATCGCCCGCGCCATTCTCAATAATCCTAAAATCATCATCGCCGATGAGCCTACAGGCAATCTCGACCCAGAGACTGCCAGTAACATCGTGAGTCTGCTGAAAGACATCACCAAACAAGGCACAGCTGTTGTGATGACAACCCATAACATCCCGATGCTCGACAAATTCCCAGGCATCGTTTACCGCTGTAAGGAAGGTGTGCTCTACGACGTAACCAACGAGTACAACCACATCGACCTCACAGAGGATGGAGAAGATAATTAA
- a CDS encoding sodium ion-translocating decarboxylase subunit beta, producing the protein MDFIIQNFNEFLTFTGFANASAGNLIMILVGALFIWLAIKKDFEPLLLVPIGLGIILGNIPFRADAGLEIGLYEDNSVLNIFYQGVKQGWYPPLVFLGIGAMTDFSALISNPKLILIGAAAQFGIFGAYMIALALGFEPNQAAGIAIIGGADGPTAIFLSSKLSPNLMGAIAVCAYSYMALVPVIQPPLMRLLTTKKERVIKMKPARQVSQTEKILFPIIGLLLTTFIVPSGLPLLGMLFFGNLLKESGKTTRLAKTASSSLNDIVVILLGLTVGCSTQASEFLTLNTIKIFALGALAFIIASASGILFVKLMNLFLPKGKKLNPLIGNAGVSAVPMSARISNNLGLEYDRHNFLLMHAMGPNVAGVIGSAVAAGALLGFFN; encoded by the coding sequence ATGGATTTCATCATACAAAACTTCAATGAGTTTCTTACCTTTACGGGCTTTGCCAACGCCTCGGCAGGAAACCTCATCATGATTCTAGTGGGAGCACTCTTTATCTGGCTCGCCATCAAGAAAGATTTTGAGCCGCTGCTTCTGGTTCCTATCGGATTGGGAATCATTCTTGGCAACATTCCATTCCGTGCCGATGCAGGACTCGAAATAGGTTTATACGAAGACAACTCCGTTCTGAACATCTTCTACCAGGGAGTGAAACAGGGCTGGTACCCGCCACTCGTATTTCTGGGCATTGGAGCCATGACCGACTTCTCTGCGCTCATTTCCAACCCGAAGCTCATCCTGATTGGAGCCGCTGCCCAATTTGGAATCTTCGGCGCATATATGATTGCACTGGCTCTGGGATTCGAACCTAACCAGGCAGCTGGCATTGCCATTATCGGAGGAGCAGACGGACCAACCGCCATCTTCCTGAGCAGCAAACTGAGTCCGAACCTCATGGGAGCCATTGCGGTTTGCGCCTACTCTTACATGGCACTGGTGCCTGTAATCCAGCCACCTTTGATGCGACTACTTACAACCAAGAAAGAGCGCGTCATCAAGATGAAACCGGCACGTCAGGTTTCACAGACCGAAAAGATTCTCTTCCCTATCATCGGTCTGCTTCTCACCACCTTTATCGTTCCATCCGGTTTGCCATTATTAGGAATGCTGTTCTTCGGAAATCTTCTGAAAGAGAGTGGAAAGACAACCCGACTCGCCAAGACAGCAAGCAGCAGCTTGAATGATATTGTCGTTATCCTCCTCGGCCTGACCGTAGGCTGTTCTACCCAGGCTTCAGAGTTTCTGACATTAAACACCATCAAAATCTTTGCTCTCGGTGCTCTTGCTTTCATCATCGCATCGGCAAGCGGGATCTTATTCGTCAAGCTGATGAATCTCTTCTTGCCAAAAGGCAAGAAACTGAACCCACTTATCGGAAACGCCGGAGTGAGTGCCGTACCAATGAGTGCACGCATCTCCAACAACCTAGGTCTGGAATACGACCGCCACAACTTCCTTCTCATGCACGCCATGGGACCAAACGTTGCGGGAGTCATCGGTTCTGCCGTTGCAGCCGGAGCTTTGCTGGGATTCTTCAATTAA
- a CDS encoding SPOR domain-containing protein, whose amino-acid sequence MNRLERHIEILLLSNDCVIVPGFGGFMAHHVDARYDGRDSMFLPPLRTIGFNPQLQMNDSLLALSYVEAYDISYPEALNRIADEVTEMRQTLENSGKFELNDIGTIILNEDGNYTFEPCEAGILTPELYGLGGLNMLPLAQISAEEVQKTEDSAASIIEMPAKTLENNRTESKVKNQDSNQKMESGLSVNNSVFVNEEEESNAEFISIKKSWLRNIAAACIALIAFFTYSSPLGTPTVQKSQIDTGMLNRIMPKEINKVAQPQELVLSTESQAEESIPAKSVNMTQDNELQTASSYYSIVLASRVTKRNAASYAELLQNKGFKEARVLITDNNVKVIYGTYSTEGEAYTALNRLHNYDAFTDGWITKVKE is encoded by the coding sequence GTGAATAGACTAGAAAGACATATAGAGATCCTACTTTTGAGCAACGATTGCGTGATTGTCCCAGGATTTGGTGGCTTCATGGCTCATCATGTAGATGCGCGTTACGATGGCAGAGACAGCATGTTTCTGCCACCGCTGAGAACTATTGGCTTTAACCCACAGCTCCAGATGAACGATTCTCTCCTTGCACTTTCGTATGTTGAAGCATACGACATCAGCTATCCGGAAGCTTTGAACCGCATTGCTGATGAAGTGACAGAGATGCGTCAGACTCTGGAGAATTCAGGAAAATTTGAACTGAATGATATTGGCACCATCATATTGAACGAAGACGGAAATTATACCTTCGAACCATGCGAGGCGGGCATTCTTACCCCTGAGTTGTATGGTTTGGGTGGCTTAAACATGCTCCCACTCGCGCAGATTTCTGCAGAAGAGGTTCAGAAGACTGAAGATTCTGCTGCTTCAATCATTGAAATGCCAGCAAAGACACTAGAAAACAATCGTACAGAAAGCAAAGTCAAGAATCAGGATAGTAACCAGAAGATGGAGAGTGGACTCTCTGTCAACAATTCCGTGTTCGTTAACGAAGAAGAAGAATCAAATGCCGAATTCATCAGCATCAAGAAGAGCTGGTTGCGCAATATTGCAGCAGCCTGCATCGCTCTCATTGCATTCTTCACCTACTCTTCTCCATTGGGAACCCCAACCGTTCAGAAGAGCCAAATCGACACAGGCATGCTGAACCGCATCATGCCTAAGGAGATTAATAAGGTTGCGCAACCTCAAGAACTGGTTCTTAGTACAGAATCACAGGCAGAAGAGAGCATTCCTGCCAAATCTGTCAACATGACTCAGGACAACGAATTGCAAACAGCTTCTTCTTACTATAGCATCGTTTTGGCAAGTCGTGTTACCAAGCGCAATGCTGCGAGCTATGCTGAACTTCTCCAAAACAAGGGATTCAAGGAAGCTAGGGTGTTAATTACGGATAATAATGTAAAAGTTATATACGGAACATACTCTACCGAGGGCGAAGCTTATACTGCTCTCAACCGTTTACACAACTATGATGCTTTTACTGACGGCTGGATTACGAAAGTGAAAGAATAG
- the hisIE gene encoding bifunctional phosphoribosyl-AMP cyclohydrolase/phosphoribosyl-ATP diphosphatase HisIE yields the protein MEIDFEKLGGLVPAIIQDAVTKNVLMLGFMNQEAYDKTIATKKVTFWSRSRNCLWTKGETSGNFLNLVSIQNDCDNDTLLVKVHPDGPTCHKGTDTCWAEENTLNPILFLSELQDFINKRHEEMPEGSYTTSLFKKGVNKMAQKVGEEAVETIIEATNGNNEKLIYESSDLLYHLIVLLTSKGLRIEDVVKELQMRHDPEWDKKRRVAKSKGEMK from the coding sequence ATGGAAATAGATTTCGAAAAATTAGGCGGACTGGTTCCTGCCATCATCCAAGACGCAGTTACAAAGAACGTCTTGATGCTTGGCTTCATGAATCAGGAAGCATACGATAAGACAATAGCAACCAAAAAGGTAACATTCTGGAGCCGTTCACGCAACTGCCTCTGGACAAAAGGTGAAACATCAGGCAACTTCCTGAATCTCGTTAGCATTCAGAACGACTGCGATAACGACACCTTGCTGGTTAAGGTTCACCCAGATGGTCCAACCTGCCACAAAGGTACAGACACCTGCTGGGCAGAAGAAAATACACTCAACCCAATCCTCTTTCTCTCAGAGCTTCAGGACTTCATCAACAAGCGCCACGAAGAAATGCCAGAGGGAAGCTACACTACCAGCCTCTTCAAGAAAGGCGTTAACAAAATGGCACAAAAGGTTGGAGAAGAAGCTGTTGAAACCATTATCGAAGCCACAAACGGCAACAACGAGAAACTCATTTACGAGAGTTCAGACCTTCTCTATCACCTCATCGTTCTGCTCACAAGCAAGGGCTTGAGAATAGAAGATGTTGTGAAAGAACTTCAGATGCGTCACGATCCGGAATGGGATAAGAAACGCCGCGTTGCCAAGAGCAAGGGCGAAATGAAATAA
- a CDS encoding FHA domain-containing protein: MKRVRCPKCDNFITFDETKYQAGQSLVFVCPNCNKQFGIRMGVSKLRETRKEEKLDENANEKGYGSIVVIENVFAYKQVIPLQLGDNIIGRYMKNSGINCPIETVDPSVDMNHCVINVSRDKKGKLKYVLRDGPSYTGTFVDNEILGDRERRVIEDGTLFTIGATSIILRTADSKEEN; this comes from the coding sequence ATGAAAAGAGTACGTTGTCCTAAATGCGATAATTTTATCACCTTCGATGAGACCAAGTATCAGGCAGGTCAGAGTCTCGTTTTCGTTTGTCCTAATTGCAATAAGCAGTTTGGCATCCGAATGGGAGTTTCCAAGCTCCGCGAAACTCGCAAGGAGGAAAAACTTGACGAGAATGCCAACGAGAAGGGATACGGTTCTATCGTTGTCATCGAGAACGTATTCGCTTACAAACAGGTCATCCCGCTCCAGTTAGGCGACAACATCATCGGCCGCTACATGAAGAACAGCGGAATCAACTGCCCTATCGAAACCGTAGACCCAAGCGTTGACATGAACCATTGCGTAATCAACGTTAGCCGCGACAAGAAAGGCAAATTGAAATATGTACTCCGCGATGGACCAAGTTATACAGGAACTTTCGTTGACAATGAGATTCTGGGTGACAGAGAACGCCGCGTTATCGAAGACGGAACCCTGTTCACCATCGGAGCAACTTCTATCATTCTCCGCACAGCAGACAGTAAAGAAGAAAACTAA
- a CDS encoding aspartate kinase: MKVMKFGGTSVGSPERMKGVASLVTESGEPTFIVLSAMSGTTNSLVEISDYLYKKNPEGANEVINNLEKKYMQHVEELYSTEEMKNTTREFLQGEFNYLRSFTKDLFTSFEEKSIVAQGEMMSTNMVVNYLKEQGVKAVLLSALDFMRTDKNAEPDPQYIKEKLAAIMEQNQGYQIYITQGFICRNAYGEVDNLQRGGSDYTASLIGAALPADEIQIWTDIDGMHNNDPRVVEHTEAVRQLNFEEAAELAYFGAKILHPTCVQPAKYAGIPVRLKNTMDPKADGTIIDNVIVRGKIKAVAAKDNITAIKIKSSRMLLATGFLRKVFEIFESYQTPIDMIATSEVGVSMSIDNDSHLNDIVNELKKYGTVTVDSDMCIICVVGDLDWSNVGFETIATDAMKNIPVRMISYGGSNYNISFLIREKDKKQALQNLSNVLFEKK; this comes from the coding sequence ATGAAGGTAATGAAATTCGGAGGTACTTCTGTAGGCTCACCAGAGCGCATGAAGGGAGTAGCCTCTTTGGTTACAGAATCAGGTGAACCAACTTTCATCGTATTGTCTGCGATGAGCGGTACAACAAACTCTCTCGTTGAAATCTCTGACTATCTTTACAAGAAGAATCCAGAGGGCGCCAACGAGGTAATCAACAACTTGGAGAAGAAATACATGCAGCATGTAGAAGAACTCTACTCTACCGAGGAGATGAAAAATACGACTCGTGAGTTCTTGCAGGGCGAATTCAACTATCTCCGCTCATTCACCAAAGACCTCTTCACTTCTTTCGAGGAGAAGAGCATCGTGGCTCAGGGCGAGATGATGAGCACCAACATGGTTGTAAACTACTTGAAGGAACAGGGTGTAAAGGCTGTATTGCTCAGTGCATTAGACTTTATGCGCACTGACAAGAACGCAGAACCGGATCCTCAGTACATCAAGGAGAAGTTGGCTGCTATCATGGAGCAGAACCAGGGCTATCAGATTTACATCACTCAGGGATTCATCTGCCGCAACGCATACGGCGAGGTTGACAATCTGCAGCGTGGCGGTAGCGACTACACCGCATCTCTTATCGGTGCAGCTCTCCCAGCTGACGAAATTCAGATCTGGACCGATATCGACGGAATGCACAACAACGACCCTCGTGTCGTAGAGCACACTGAGGCAGTACGCCAGTTGAACTTCGAGGAGGCTGCAGAGTTGGCTTACTTCGGTGCCAAGATTCTCCACCCTACCTGTGTTCAGCCAGCTAAGTATGCAGGCATCCCTGTACGCTTGAAGAACACCATGGATCCTAAGGCCGACGGTACAATCATCGACAATGTCATCGTACGCGGCAAGATCAAGGCTGTTGCTGCCAAGGACAACATCACAGCCATCAAAATCAAGAGTAGCCGCATGTTGCTCGCTACAGGTTTCCTACGCAAGGTATTCGAAATCTTCGAGAGCTATCAGACTCCAATTGATATGATTGCTACTTCAGAGGTGGGTGTCAGCATGAGTATTGATAATGATTCTCATCTTAACGACATCGTAAACGAGCTGAAGAAATATGGTACAGTAACTGTAGATTCTGATATGTGCATCATCTGCGTTGTAGGTGATTTGGACTGGAGCAACGTTGGCTTCGAGACCATCGCTACCGATGCGATGAAGAACATTCCTGTACGCATGATTTCTTATGGTGGTTCTAACTACAACATCTCATTCCTCATCAGAGAGAAAGATAAGAAGCAGGCATTACAGAACTTGAGCAACGTATTGTTCGAGAAGAAGTAA
- the rfbC gene encoding dTDP-4-dehydrorhamnose 3,5-epimerase, giving the protein MKYTETEIEGVWLIEPRVFEDARGYFFEAWKQADFDAHVGGHVEFVQDNESMSARGVLRGLHYQKGEFSQAKLVRVIKGRVLDVAVDLRKGSKTFGKYVMVELSGENKRQFFIPRGFAHGFLVLSDEVIFTYKVDNVYAPDYEASIHWDDPTIGIKWPIEGVEVLTSEKDRTKAKSFEEADYFE; this is encoded by the coding sequence ATGAAATATACAGAGACAGAAATTGAAGGAGTCTGGCTGATAGAACCTCGGGTATTTGAAGATGCTCGCGGCTATTTCTTTGAAGCATGGAAGCAGGCTGACTTTGATGCTCACGTTGGAGGGCATGTGGAGTTTGTGCAAGACAATGAATCGATGTCGGCTCGTGGTGTGCTCAGAGGTTTGCACTATCAGAAAGGTGAATTCTCGCAGGCTAAGTTGGTGCGTGTCATCAAAGGCCGCGTGCTGGATGTAGCTGTTGACTTGAGAAAGGGCAGTAAGACTTTCGGTAAATATGTAATGGTTGAACTGAGTGGAGAGAACAAACGTCAGTTTTTCATTCCTCGCGGTTTTGCCCATGGTTTCCTGGTACTGAGTGACGAAGTCATCTTTACTTATAAAGTAGATAATGTTTATGCTCCTGATTACGAAGCCAGTATTCATTGGGATGATCCTACTATCGGAATAAAATGGCCTATTGAAGGAGTTGAGGTGCTTACGTCAGAAAAAGACAGAACCAAGGCAAAGTCTTTCGAAGAGGCTGATTATTTCGAGTAG
- a CDS encoding DUF4738 domain-containing protein — MKKIVNLWLLSCILTLVACGQKVEKQQEVKEDTAAKKMLQGIWLNDDDEDDVAFRVKGDTIYYPDSTSQPVYFYIAGDTLVMKGANLAKYPIVKQAEHIFQFKVQNGDVVKLVKTEDKSYLQQFIHNHASVALNQNTLIKRDTVVVRGDEKYHLYVQVNPTSYKVYKSSYNDDGVEVDNVYYDNIVNLHVYHGANCLFSRDFHKKDFDKQVPASFLDQSILSDIVFNKIDESGIHYLAVLAMPDSSLSYQVEVIISFEGKMRMRVKS; from the coding sequence ATGAAAAAGATAGTTAATTTATGGCTGCTCAGTTGTATCTTGACTCTTGTTGCTTGTGGGCAGAAGGTCGAAAAGCAACAGGAAGTGAAGGAAGATACTGCGGCTAAGAAGATGTTGCAAGGCATTTGGTTGAACGATGACGATGAGGATGATGTGGCGTTCCGCGTAAAAGGCGATACGATTTATTATCCTGATTCAACCAGTCAGCCTGTCTACTTCTACATTGCTGGCGATACGCTTGTAATGAAGGGTGCTAATCTTGCAAAATATCCGATTGTAAAACAGGCTGAGCATATTTTCCAGTTTAAAGTGCAGAATGGGGATGTGGTTAAGCTGGTGAAGACGGAAGATAAGTCTTATTTGCAGCAGTTCATCCACAACCATGCTTCCGTGGCGCTGAATCAGAATACGCTGATTAAACGTGATACGGTGGTTGTAAGGGGCGATGAGAAATATCATCTCTACGTACAGGTTAACCCAACAAGTTATAAGGTCTACAAGAGTTCTTATAATGATGATGGTGTTGAGGTAGACAATGTTTATTATGATAATATTGTGAACTTGCATGTTTATCATGGTGCCAACTGTCTGTTCTCTCGTGATTTTCATAAGAAGGATTTCGATAAGCAGGTTCCTGCTTCTTTCTTGGACCAGTCTATATTGAGCGACATCGTATTCAATAAGATAGATGAATCTGGCATTCATTATCTTGCTGTTCTGGCAATGCCTGACAGCAGTTTGAGTTATCAGGTTGAGGTTATCATTTCCTTTGAAGGAAAAATGCGAATGCGGGTTAAGAGCTAA
- the hisH gene encoding imidazole glycerol phosphate synthase subunit HisH, whose translation MDVAIVKYNAGNIYSVVNAMKRLGIEPVLTDDAEMLQKADRVLFPGQGQAREAMEYLKAHQLDQVIKNLKQPVLGICVGQQLLCRHSEEGDVDCIGIFDVDVKRFLPQKHEDKVPAMGWNEIYDLKTDLYKGFGNRMDSDSDKSTADALLHPYSYFVHSYYVPLCEETIAKAEYILPYSASLHKDNFYTCQFHPEKSGKVGERILKNFLEIK comes from the coding sequence ATGGATGTAGCAATCGTAAAATATAATGCCGGAAATATCTATTCCGTAGTCAACGCCATGAAGCGTTTAGGCATCGAACCTGTACTTACAGATGATGCAGAAATGCTCCAGAAGGCTGACCGCGTTCTCTTCCCAGGACAAGGCCAGGCAAGAGAAGCAATGGAATATCTGAAGGCTCATCAGCTTGATCAAGTAATCAAGAACTTGAAGCAACCCGTCCTGGGCATTTGTGTAGGACAGCAACTCTTGTGCCGCCATTCGGAAGAAGGTGACGTAGATTGCATCGGAATCTTTGATGTAGATGTAAAGCGATTCCTGCCTCAGAAACACGAAGACAAGGTGCCTGCTATGGGCTGGAATGAAATCTATGATTTGAAGACAGACCTTTATAAGGGGTTCGGAAACAGAATGGATTCTGACTCAGACAAGTCTACCGCTGATGCACTGCTTCATCCCTACTCCTATTTCGTACATAGTTATTATGTGCCACTCTGCGAGGAGACCATTGCCAAGGCAGAATACATTCTTCCTTATAGCGCATCGCTCCACAAAGATAATTTCTATACCTGCCAGTTCCATCCGGAAAAGAGCGGAAAGGTGGGAGAACGGATTTTAAAGAATTTTTTAGAGATAAAATAA
- the hisF gene encoding imidazole glycerol phosphate synthase subunit HisF, whose amino-acid sequence MVKIQSKSKGLAKRIVPCLDVKNGETVKGTNFVNLRSAGDPVELGKAYSDAGADELVFLDITASFEERKTFTDMVTRVAAEINIPFTVGGGINELKDVDRLLNAGADKVSINSAAIRHPELIDEIANHYGSQVCVCAIDARLDSDGWHCYVKGGRERVELGLFDWAKEVADRGAGEILFTSMDHDGVKQGFANEALARLAEEVSIPIIASGGAGKMEHFRDAFTQGKADAALAASVFHFGEIAIPDLKKYLREEGINVRI is encoded by the coding sequence ATGGTGAAAATTCAAAGTAAAAGCAAAGGATTAGCTAAACGAATCGTTCCTTGTCTTGATGTAAAGAACGGCGAGACGGTAAAGGGAACCAATTTCGTAAACCTTCGCAGCGCTGGTGACCCGGTAGAACTGGGAAAAGCTTATAGCGATGCTGGAGCCGATGAGCTCGTATTCCTCGATATTACAGCGAGTTTCGAAGAGCGCAAAACCTTTACGGATATGGTAACCCGCGTGGCTGCCGAAATCAATATCCCATTTACTGTGGGAGGTGGAATCAATGAACTCAAAGATGTTGACCGCCTGCTCAACGCAGGAGCCGACAAGGTTAGCATCAACAGTGCTGCCATCCGACATCCGGAGCTCATCGATGAAATTGCCAACCATTATGGCTCACAGGTTTGCGTATGCGCCATTGATGCACGTCTCGATTCTGACGGCTGGCACTGTTATGTAAAAGGCGGAAGAGAACGGGTGGAACTAGGACTGTTTGACTGGGCTAAGGAAGTAGCCGACCGGGGTGCCGGTGAAATTCTCTTTACCAGTATGGATCATGACGGTGTGAAACAGGGATTCGCAAACGAAGCCCTCGCCCGTCTTGCTGAAGAAGTAAGCATTCCTATCATCGCCTCAGGAGGTGCAGGAAAAATGGAGCATTTCCGCGATGCGTTCACCCAAGGCAAGGCAGATGCTGCCCTGGCAGCCAGCGTGTTCCACTTTGGCGAGATTGCCATTCCTGACCTCAAGAAATACCTGAGAGAAGAAGGAATCAACGTGAGAATATAG
- the hisA gene encoding 1-(5-phosphoribosyl)-5-[(5-phosphoribosylamino)methylideneamino]imidazole-4-carboxamide isomerase — MIELIPAIDLINGQCVRLTKGDYDQKKVYNDNPAEIAKQFEQMGFKRLHVVDLDGAKSKHIVNDAVLKAITTETSLVVDFGGGIKTEEDIEKAFAAGASMVTVGSIAVTNPELFMQWLDKYGADRLILGADVRNGKISINGWKEDSSEDLLPFLKKYIDKGVRNVLCTEISKDGTLQGPAIELYKEVMADYPQLHLIASGGVSCNEDIEALETAGIPAVVFGKAFYEGKIDVKKLVNS, encoded by the coding sequence ATGATAGAATTAATTCCAGCTATCGACTTGATAAATGGCCAGTGTGTTCGTCTTACCAAAGGCGATTACGACCAGAAGAAGGTTTACAATGACAATCCTGCCGAGATTGCAAAACAGTTTGAGCAGATGGGCTTCAAACGCCTTCATGTAGTAGACCTCGATGGAGCCAAGTCAAAGCACATCGTAAATGATGCGGTGTTGAAGGCCATTACCACAGAAACCTCTCTCGTGGTTGATTTCGGTGGCGGAATCAAGACCGAAGAAGATATTGAGAAAGCTTTTGCTGCAGGAGCAAGCATGGTTACAGTGGGCAGCATTGCCGTCACCAATCCTGAACTCTTCATGCAATGGCTAGACAAGTATGGAGCCGACCGCCTGATTCTGGGAGCCGACGTAAGAAACGGAAAGATTTCTATCAACGGATGGAAAGAAGATTCTTCTGAAGATCTCCTTCCTTTCCTGAAAAAGTACATCGATAAAGGCGTACGCAATGTTCTCTGCACAGAAATCAGCAAAGACGGAACGCTGCAGGGACCTGCCATAGAACTCTACAAAGAAGTAATGGCTGACTATCCTCAACTGCATCTTATCGCCTCAGGCGGAGTGAGTTGCAACGAAGACATCGAAGCATTGGAAACTGCAGGAATTCCTGCCGTAGTATTTGGAAAAGCTTTCTACGAAGGGAAAATCGATGTTAAGAAACTAGTTAATAGTTAA